The genomic interval TACACTGGAGATGCTTatgaataaatagaaaaagataATACCGCCATTCATTCTGACAGAAGTGACTTTCTTTAGccttcttaaaatgtttaaggtcacattttatttccactgtTAAATATATCTGTTTTCAGAActcaactgttttctttccaaagacaaaacaaaatcaatttgttTGTCTCGAGGTTCTGGCTCTGTAAATTTAGTCAAACAACTACTGTGGCAAGCAGGGGCCAAAGCATGGGATGGCAGATGAGGACCTGATTTATAAGCCAcatgtttcctcttcttttttttcttaggtcAAATTGGCACGAAGAATTGTGTCCAGCGATGGAACACATTCATAAAGCCAAATTAAATTCCATTGCAAGTAAAAAACggttttcaaaaccagaaaagagtgccacaagcaaagaaaaattataagcACAAATTGTGTACTGGAGATAAATTACCAGTCCCTCCCCAAACCATTCCCTCAAACATTATTAAGCATAATACTACAAAAggaaagcctttgaaaaacCATCAAACTAGTTACTCTGTATCACTACGCTGACTCTGTAGCATGAGACTGCAATCTAATTAGTGGTGTGGCTTGCATCTATACAACTGAATTATCATGActgctcttttttattattagttcCCACTTCCAGAAAGGTAGAATATTATCTGCtgcattgttttcatttatgcttATTGATACTgaatttaattatgtttttctagCTAATAGTACTTAGGAAATTGGAAACTGCCtgctcaaaattaaaaatatattagagAAATTAATGATCAGTTTACTCATCAGTGAACTGGTTCAGATGACATCTGTTTGGTCATTAAACAAAGCCAATCAGCCACCAGATACATGAAATTTCTATCAATGCATACACGTTacatgaatgaagaaaatacacttACTGCAATTTCACATGtgaaaagtatgtatttttagaGTGGCAAATTTTGGCCCCTTTAGTCACACTGACATCATCAACAGCATCAAGGCCCTCATCCAGCAACCACAGTGATGAAGACCAAACGACCCGATACAGCAAAGACTGAGGTATGAACTTTGTAGAGGTAAGGAGTCCCCTGAAGCCAGGGGGACCAGCCAGGCATGAAGCACACCACATTAATACACCTTGGCAGGATAAGGGTATACGTGTGGACTACATGCACTCATCAGCAAATGACAGGGTTGTGAATGGTTTATACATGCAGCACTTTTCACAGCTCCTGATCTCACGGTGGCTCTTGGCAACAGGAGAGATGAACAAATTTCCACTGCAAGCTCAAACAACAGGCAGCCTTGAACTCGAGGGAGAACTACATGCTCATTAAAGTTGAAAAGACAGACCCACAACTTTGTAATCAGCACTCACtcagttgaaaaaaaacaacccaaaactttGTAATCAGCACTCCCCACATCTCACCCTACTGTCTCCATTCAACCCTACCCAGGATTTGCTTGTTTATTCCAACAAGAAGTGGGAACACATGTCAACCTGACTTGAGTACTGATTCTCCCAAATGAGTTAGTGCTTTAAAATCCTGTGATAccacatattaaaatattaacttaCATCTGATGAAGCCGATTCAAGGATAATTCCAAATCCTGAAACAGGGGTTTCTGGTTTTAGGGAGGGTTCAACTGCTTGCAGACTCGATCGTTCCGAGTTTGCTGATAGcttcttttcattctctgtggAGTTGGGTTTCTTATTCATGGTAATTGGTTCAACAGTTTTGAGGggcagttttttctttttatttctctttcttgataTTGTTGACTTTTGCGCACAAATCAGAGGAACAGGAGGCTGCTGTCTGTTTTGAGTCCCAACTGAATGAAAGAAAGTAATGAATTAAATTTATAGATAAAAAGCACATGTATAACCACACAGATGCACCACTGAACTACCAACATACTGAACTTATCTTGTGGATAAGTGGTACGGTTTTCAGGGCTGTTTCTGCATGTGAAACAGTTACGTTTTATCACCTTTGCATAATTTTCCAATCTGTACAATGGCAATAATGACACTGAGCTCCCCTATGAGGTTTTTCAAGACGTACTGATGAATAGCGTTTTAGGAAAATTAGGAATACATGGTTCTTTTTCCTCGTGACCACTAGATGGTTGGTGACACGAAGGACTTAAGCAATGATTAATTTGTATACCCTCTTGAATGACTGAGAATGTCACTGTCTTTGAGCATCTTTTCCTGATAAAGTAAGATAATACAAGTGCTAATGcaattacagttatttttatgaatgtAGTCACCAAGTTAATCAGCTCGGCAAGAACATTTCAAGTACCATTATGTCAAGAATGAGTGAAAACACTATTCAACAGTttaatttctgggaaaaaagtaACCCAAAGTTGCATCAGTTTGTTTTGCTCATACACAGAAACTGACAGTTTATGAAATCTAAGAgatcttattttatatttatcaatattttgcattttccagtATCCACATTCATTTGTATAAATTAAGGCACCAATCATGAACCTGTAGCAATGTGAGCAAGTCCTCCAGCAGAATGCTATGCAGATACAATTATATGTCTGCATGAATCAGTAAGGTCAAggtcaaaaaaataaagccaaaagtGCTACACATGCAAATCAAACTCATTTGAGCTACAAGTGAACTACAAATAGTCCTCATCTACACAGcgtgaggaaaaaaaccaaaccttggAATACTGTTTATTAAAAGACGTCTGGGATATTTCATTTCTGGCAAGGATTTACAAGACTCTAATTTGTAGTTTATCATTTAGACAGAGGGGTGCTTGAATACTAAAATAAGTTATTACACTTTCACTTACATGTTtgcattttagctttttttcttttagcaacaAAAATGccaaatgactttttttctctgcaaagccATCATTTCATGCCTACCAGAAAATATGAACTATTCCCAGTGAATCAAAAGATTCACTAATTAACAAGGTACTTATACTGTAGATACATAATAAATAAAGGTTCCTGCTATTGAGGGGCCAGCTTTCCTGGCATAAATGCCAGTTCTGTACCTCTCACCCACAAGCCATTTTTAATCACGCACATAATTTCAATGAAATCGGTACAACTGTGTAAAGAACTCCCTGTCCCAGCAAAGATTGTAAACCTGGGCCTCCGTGTGCTTCTTTGTAAATCGATGActtttagaaaagcatttttatgtgTATCAACTGATATTAGAAAACCTGTCTGATCCTTCCCATTGCTCACTCAAGCATTATACGCCATGAAGACAAGGAGTTTAGTCAGCCCTTCACTCCACCCATATTTCAGTTAATTACTCAACACTCCCTTTTCTTATAGAGGTCTTATTCAGCTGCTCGAAGAGAAAAAACTCCATGGCTCCACTCCCCATCACTCACACTGGATGGGCAACTCAACTGACAAAATCTCCAACACCTCCAACTCATAAGTATTAATGCTAATTTTTAGGAAGCACGGAGGCTGCAGCTTCACAGCAGCCTACGATGACCTACCTAACTCCTAGCTGCCATGGTCTCGTTATCCTGTTGGCTCTAGTGCTCTTCTGGCTCTGCACTGTTCTGTTTCAGCTCCTAGCCTAGCAGAACACTAGCCTCAATAGTTTTCCCCGACGAACAGATTATTGCTGGTTCAGCCAGTAGAAAGAACTGGTAAACCAGCCTGAAGAAGGATGGAAGCCACAACAGGCAGTGGCTAGCTCAGTTGAGGCTACCATGGAGCTGTAACTTGAAAGATCTTTGAATGAACTGTTCTACAATAACTTTAAAGTAgccttccaattttttttttacccctaaGGTTAGTGAACTGGTAAGCAGATAACAGGTAAAGTAGCATTTTCCACCTCTGAATGAATGCTTGAAAACAAACTGGGGGTGGTTATGGCATATTGATCTAACCACTCAGCTCCCATTACTAAAGTACCTACTcacattagatttttttttttaatttagccttAAAGGATTCCTACAAGATAATATCACATGTTACAGGTAAGGATCTGAGAAgtagaaattacattttcaagaaGCCTGTGAAAATTTGACTTTGAACGATGTGTCAAGAGCATGAAACAGTCCAGGTTTTCCTGAGTCTCCACGTAGATTTCTGTCTTACTAGACCACTCCTCCTAACAagaagatcatagaatcatagaatagtttgggttggaagggacctccaaagACCATCTACTCCAATCTCCCTGCAACGAGCATGACTAGATGCTTGTCATGGATACGCATGTATGGGACCGGTCATTGTACCTGCTTGAATCTGCATCAATTTTCGCATGGTCTTGAGCTCTTGAAGAATAGCCTGTAGGGTTGACTGGCAATTACACGTACAGCAGTTTGGTCCAATTGATGAATTCACCATTGGGATTTCTCCTGAGAGAGAGAGGAACGGAACAGGGGAGAGACAATGTAACCCACACGAAAATACCCAAACAACAATTACCTGCAGGCGTTTGAAACTATTAGCAATATACCCTATCATGAAATTAGAtccaaagcaagaaaacaaataattttcaacatgGTCCCTTTGAAGAGGAAGGGGCCACTAGTTTTTATCCAGTTACTAGTATGTGCAATTATATACAGTAGAGGATGCAATGTTACATGGGCCGGAGAAGACTGCTCAGAGCGTGAACACAATGCACTCTTCACAGCAGGGCTTCCTATTGTCAGGCTAGTTCATCTTGAATAACAATAGCACCAAACCTCATTATAAACATACTCACtttatcacacacacacaaaaaagcccaTCTCCCGGAACAGTCTTACAAAGAATGAAGACAGTCTGTGTAATAAAGGTTTATACTGTACATTAAATGAGGGCttaagaatttttaaactgtttgaaTGTTACATGTGATTCTTTACCATGTGAAGAattgagaatgaaaataaaataccctatttgcagaaaaaaaaaacccaaaccaaacaggATGGAAAAAACCACCAGCAAGGAAAGCTTTTAAATCTGCTGTTCCGTTTGCTAGGGTAGGATTGTTTTCTATGGCGTATTTTCCAGCACTGTGACCTACAAGACGGGCTTTCCAGtttccctttgaaaatgaatataGTAGTTCAACAGATTCTTCTTTTCTAGTAATTCTTACTAGTGTTTAACTGAATTTACATACTTCTAGTTCTAGCCCTTAGCAGTGCTTTTATTACTGCCTTGCTTTCCAGAAGTTTTGCACCATAGGTCCTGAATTAGGACAGGCTGTAACAGCTGAAAGACTTCAAGCTTTAGCTGCATATCCTGCACTTTAGTTTAAAATAGCTGTATCACTAGCTTTAacactgcaaataaaattttcaaaattcaacAAAACACCTGCAGTATCTGCTTGAAACTGAGGCCAGATGGGATGCACCCCccttcatttcaaaatgtgtttacaGTCATTTAAATTGATAGCTATTTTACTGCTCATCAAAGCATGCAAGAGGAGGGATGATCATTTTATGAAGATAGGTACAAATGGATCTAACAAAAATCATCTTGCTTGGTGTCACATGTGGTGGACTTCAGAGAatgtatttccctttttcttccatagCCTGACTGTTATCAGGTGCCCTTTAATCATTACCTAGCTAAAGTGAACATAAGCAACTCATTTAGTCTTCGCTCATAAATCCtcccatttttcattattacttttgctttcctctgaagCCAAACCAGTTTATTAATACCTTTTTAGGTTTGGTTTGTGTTCTTTCATCAGAGCTCCCTGATGTCAGACCCACACAGATCCCCTGACTTCAATCCTCATTTGAAATGGGTAAAAATCTGGCCACTGCTAAATCGCTCCCACCCTTTCCTAGTTCTTCCAGGGTGTCCCTCCATCCTCAAATCTCCCTTCCCTTGTAGGCACTTGTTCTCTATCTCCTTCCATTCAGTCCTTCAGCTCTGAAGCAACATCTATCATACTTGAGAAAACTGGTGGTCATTCTCCCAAAAGTGAGCTACTTGTGAAGCTAAACTGATGTGTCACTTAAAGATTGTTGACATCTTCTGGGTGttgctctcctcctttcctcagATATTTAGATTGTCCACGCTACTGTAATTACAAAtgtaggtattttaaaatatcactcaTGGACAAAAACTGTTAATACTGCATTAAGATAAATGGAGTACTTTGAGAATCTCTGCAAATCTAGCAAATACGAATGCAATAGTTCCACCGGCTTCTTCTCTCCAAGGTTTCAGctgtaaataaaaactttttaaaagtaaaaagtaatctggaaaacaggctgagagtctcaaattaaaacaataagaGGCTACTGACTCAGTAGGGCTCTGCCTAGTTTGATCTCACCCTTCCTTTGTACGCTGTCTAGTCACTGAATGTTCCTTGGGGCATGGATGGGATTTTATCTTTTCAATGGTCCATAAAGTATTTAGCCTATTGTTACAGGtacagaggggaaagaaaaaaaaaaaaaaaaaaaggtatctttaGCTTTGCAGCAGATTATTCAGATTTACCTATCTGTTAAAGGTAGACTTTTAAGTAGATGAAGTTCAAGACTTCTTATAATTTAATAGCATCAGCGTAACTCGCACTTTTCAGTAAGATAAGCAGGTACCCTAGAAATGGAGTCCCAGGAAATCAGGAGAGTTTTATTAATACAAGACAAATACATAGTAAGAACATCCTTCTTCCAGTGCTTTCTCAGTTGTTTTAGACTAATAAGCTCCTCGGGATAAAGCCTGTCTTCTCTCTTGATCAGAATCCAATATTCCAGTGGGCTTCTAGAAATAGTATCTGAAAGACTACAACAGGAGACAGGGCGGGtggcttttgtttccttcttaaGAAAGACTCTATATCATGGTGAATTGCATGTGAAAACTTGGACAAATTGTATCAGTAAATACCTGTACATCTTTCCTGTTGCAATATAACAAGTTCCTAATGAAAGCACGCAGGCACACAGGCTCCTGATGTAAAACCAAAGGGTCTATTTTCCCATTGAGGCATGGGGGATTTACATTATAATCCCCATTAGCATTGATAGAAATTACCCATGTAAATCTACCATAGGTactggaaatgggaaaagagaccaCCAATATTTCAAATCAAAGCAGGGTTCTACTGACTTCATACATATTCatgagggttttttattttctttctatcttcCATCCTCTGATCAGTTACTGTGTTGTAAGAAACATCTTGTAGAGTGTTCTCAGTCATTGTTCCAAGCACTATCTTTATCATTTTTAGAGGACAAAAGCAACCCTTTTCAACTTGTTataaatcaatttttaattttaaaaggagaacagactttttatttttatgaaggaGTCTTTAAAGCACCATCTCCCTCTCTTTTGGAAGCTCGCCAGCAGGCAAATTTGATACCGGCTTGTATGATTGAGAGAAGGAGACTACACAACCCCATTAGTTGCTTCCCCCATGTGAGCAGCAAGTAGCCCAGGACAGTGGTTCTTGCAGCTGGGTCTGCTGAGAGTGAATTCACCTGGTATAACATTGCTACCACAAGtttatatttgaaaagcatGCAAGTGCAATCCATTGAAAATGATCTTGACATAACCAAAAAGCAATTCAGCTGCTGCATCACTGCCAGATTTGCTACAGaacacaagaaacaaaaccaaaatgttttagaCAGACTCTATGAGTTTGCTGTCTCTAATAGGGCAGACATGCTACTCACTGTTTGTAGCCCCAAGAGGCTTCCACTGAACACACTGGGTCACAGACATCTACCTAATATCATGACTTGTGGAACCACCGCCTTAAATCTGGTTTGCaataaatactttgcttttcaagtatgttcctgctcttccctctgtTGCAGCAATGCCTAGGCTCCCCCCATTCCTCCTGTTCTCTCCTCATCTATTTTTGCCGATACCTTCTTCACAACTGCTTTCTATACCAGCACCTATTAAACATCCATTCCAGCCTCTCCTTGAACCACCTTTACCATGCAAGTAGGTAACTATACTAGTTAGATGGACTTAGCATGCCTATTACATGAAAATTTGAGTAAATCGGCCTACAACGCATAACTTAGCTTCCTATACAGTATCTATCCACAATTGACAGAAACAGTTTCTGGACTCAGACTGCCTGCTACAGATGCCTGGACATCTCCCCAGTGATGACGTCGGCCTGACAGCCCCAGGTAATAAGCTTACATCCTACCTGAACAGTTTTGCTCTGATGAGTTTAAACACCATGGTAAGTACCAAGGAGTAGTATCTCCCTTGAGGTATTGTTCAGCATTTCTACACCCAGCTTCTAAGGACTTTGTCCATCCTCCAAGTAACATCTAAAATACTGAGTTAGATGCTCAGGTTCCCAatgcaggggatggggacaaTCAGACATGTTACACTGGCCACCCAGAAGAGCTGCGTGCTGGGTGAGGAGCAGTTTCAGAGcttgctcacagcccagaaatgcatcaaaagttttcctttcctaGAGACCAGGCTTTGGAgccaaaacagcaaaaccatcTGGCAGGATCGCAACACCCCGCTGGAGGCGGAGACCTCTAACCAAAGAGCTACGCAGATCGTCTTTTCAAAGGTGGCCGGCGGAGAGGGCCCACACCCGTCTTTATGTAATAACCTAAAAGATTGCATTCCTTTCTGTagcagggcagctgcagagggAGGGGTGGAAGGTGCCTCCTGGTTCACCTTCCCAAGAGCTGGGAGCCTGGGCATTCCTCCTGTCCAGCCCAGGAGGTCACTCAACCCAACCCTTCTACTGTCTCACAGGCTGTTCTAACCTGTAAGAGATCATAAATCAGCCGAACCCTTCCTGCTCGTACGAAAAATTAAAGCGCTGACATTTTCTTGCATACAGGGCCAAATCCTGTCAACACGTTTTAGCTCACATGCTGAATCAGGCCCCTGAGGGGACAGAGGTGCTGCTCCACCTACTTTCTGGATCCAGGAGCTAGGCACCTAATCTGTGCAGGCCTGGGCACTTCTGTGCATGCAGAGAACTGTCCCTGCCCGTGCCCAGGGACGCTCAGGGCAGAGAGACGTGTGATGAATTTCGGGTCCTTCCACATTTATAAGGTTGTTATGGTGGGATTTTGAGAGCACAGTTTTAGACACGGATGCTAAATGCCATCAAGcgttttcccctctcccctggatctgcacctttaaaaaaactcaactatttttttgcattataaaataaataaaaccagcatgACTTACTGCAACATCTTTTTCCAGGTCAGCCGGTACCTCTGTGTGAATCATTGTCTCTACAGAGAAACAGTCAATCTGGTGAAACCTAGGGCTGTATGTTTTTTAGTGCAGTGACAACACTTCCTAAAGGACAGTAGTGAGAATAAtagtagtatttttctttttaactgttaCAAGCAATGAGAACTTGTATGTCTTTAGAGAAGGATACACAGCAGATGCTCCTATAGGGAAGTATGAATACCTTCAGAATCAACTGGAAATTGATAATGTTTTCAGATGCAATCtcacaattttttattttccacaatTTAGAACTGAGGTACCCCTTCAAtatacaccccccccccccctaaatTTAGGGTTGAATATCAGGAGAAAAACTTCCTGAATTAAATTTAGATTGTTAAAGACGACCTTCAGGAATCTGGCAGTAAAACCTCCATTCTCTGGTACTtataacaacaaagaaaaaagcatttaaagggCACACTGCTATCTACTTCAGGGCAGAATTCTCTGCCAGTACAAGATGGACCACGCTCTAGTACATGCTGTTCACCGGTAGACTCCATCATCTCTTTTCTCCGATGGTCCCATCGGAATAAAAGCCTAAGGCTGTAATGGGATTTTGTACCTGAAGTTCAGTGACCACAGTTATAAGGCTGATGCCATGCCCTTAAGAAAGTCAGTAGAATCCTGCTCCACAAGTGGTGTCACAACAGTGCTACATTACTCATTGCAAAGAGGAGTGGTAGAGGTTGACATTTAATTAGCTATGAATTTAATAACAATggcaaaagctgttttaataagTACTGTATAGAAATTAAGCCCATAACAGCATTGAGTAATTCTGTCCTATCACCAGGaatccattttaaaagctaagaCAGATGGTAGCAGAATGCACTGTGCCCACTTTCACACCTTTTCAAAGTGATAACTATGTGCTCATTTTGTAGACTCTGAACTATAACTACTTTCAGTGCAGCGGTACAATAAATCATCACAACAAAGGCAGAAATTTAGTAGAGtacaaggagaggaaaaaaaaaaaaagtactattCTCAGTATCTAATGCAGATCATACCATTGGATGTCACGGTTCGCGTTTGATTTTGGAACGTTTTCGATCGAGTTCCGTATTGCCCTGAAAAATGGCTAGCTTGGGGTGATAATTCATTCCATGCACCGCTCTGTGAAGGATGAAGGCTCGCCTGGGACTCTGCAGGGGGATTCAGGCGCTGGGCCCAGGCTAAGTCTAAATCTTGGGGCTCCtccttcagtttttctccttctttgccAACTCGTTGATAGATTCTTCCAGTGCTGTCATTCAGTAATCTTCTCATCCCTGtaacttgttttttaatttcccgGCTTTCATCTCCTAATGAAAACAGAGCCACAGTTATCACTGTAAATTAGCAAAAACGGTAATGGGTAGAGATTAGTGATTTTAGATGCCAGTAAGAGTTggactacaaaaataaataaataaagacgagaaagaaaagaaatggttgAGCGGTCGTTGGTATGTACCAGGCTACGCTTTAACACAGCGATGGTTGACATCTCTCATGGTTGAAAGACCTGCTGAACTTGGCTTTCTCAATGCCATTTCTAAAGCTTTGATGactaagattatttttctccagaaggaaataataatagCTACAGCAGCTTCAAACAAACTATCCTTTTAAGAAACAGATCCTATTCAGGCATTGACATCAGTGGTTATTTTCCCCAAGTAAAGCCTAAAGGATCAGACCCTTTATAGATCAGTTTGCTATATCCTGAAGGATAGAtcctacaaagaaaaaatagacCACAAAAAGCACCACACCGCACACGCACACAGAGCAACACTGCATCTATTGATTTTAATGAACAGGATCAGTTCCTTAGTCCACAGAATTTAATAATACTGGATTATacaggaataaattaaaaagcagctaaTACATGTATAACTGTATATAGCCTAACTGCTGGATGTCTTAAAAATGTAgatcatgaaaacaaaatgaaaatatatacaaGAAAAATGTGACTGTTCCAAATAAATTCAGGGcatttaaataataacaattacaTACTTTAATACCCCTGGCACCATTTAAGTATTAATTTTACATATGAAACTGCTGATTGCACAATGAATATATGTGTTTTGGGCAGATAGTAGCTATTTTGCTCGTTAAAGCATATATTACATTTCACTAGTAATAAGGAAGCGTTCATAGCCCCTTCTGAAATAAGAAGCTTctatttttttactggtaatagaaaaatcaaacaacctAAGCAAATGGAATAACAAAGATCAAGAAATTGATGAATCAACTTTCCTTTGTAGTATACTTAATACAGTAATATTTGGTATCCTCTGTTCAATTTACATTCACACTTCCCAAAATAAACCTACTTTTGGCAAACCGATAGTGCAAAAGAAACTTcacaagaaaaaacccaaccctccAAAACCCAAGGTGCAATGTGCATGGTCTCTGGTTCGACAAAGTATTTGAAAGTGTGCTAATGGCAGGCACGTGAACAATTTTATCAACTCAACAGCACTACTCAATAACTTAGGCACACGCTTAGGTAGCTGGCTAAACCAGACAGCTAAAAGAGCAGCAACCCTCTCCCCAAAGGAGGTTGctgctcccctcctctggcCAAGCTCAATGTGGCTGCGGCACGCTGCAAGCCCCACGGACCCAGGGACACGCAGTACCTGGAGAAGGAGTTTTTGCTCCAGGAGGCGAATAAGCAGAAGGGGAGACGAGCTGTACGATCCGCTCCAGCCTCTGCTGAATCAGAGCATCTCCCGCTTGACCTGGCGCACCGGTTCCCTGGGCCcgtgccagctggctccagccCACCCTGATCCAGCAAGGAGAGTGGGCGGTTGCAAAAACACTTCTAGTCCaaacttagaaaaatatttgtcaacCCTGTACAGTGATACTCTAGCACCATTTTCACTCCAGCTAAAGCAGTGAGAAAAAACCCTTTGCAAGGAAGTTCtgcattgtatttattttgttggtttgcCTGTGGATTTAAGCATGCGGGTGTGATTTAATTAACAAATCACAGCAccaattcctttaaaaatgacaCTTTTTGGCCCCAACCCAACCAGGGGTTGACTGTTTGCAGTTCCCAACCTTGAGAGGCCGCAGAGTACCACCAGACTCCCATTATCGAGATACTCAGACCTGTATACTGAAGACTACCTTTCTCCTGTATGTGGCTGTACCTGCCCATATCCAAGCCCCAAACGCTCCTACCACACCAGAGCATGAAGCAATCCCTTACTGTCGTACCATTTAGCAGTACACTGGGCTCTCAAGAATTTTATGTCAGCAATTCAGATTTGTACTCAACAGCAAAATGTATCTGAATATCAAAAAGGCTTCCCACCCACCTCCTCCTGTCGGGTGTAGTGACTGTGTGCTACGTGGCTGGTTGGGTGACACGCTGTTGGAAAGATTAAATTTCCCTTACTcaattacataaaatattaatgttaacTGAGCTTATTCAGCCTTGATTCTGATCCCTTGTTCCTTCATATAGAAGCCTTCTTATACAGCGACACAAACATTCTTACCTCCAAATAGAATAAAACTCTACATTTACGCTACAACAAACCCTGAAGTTGCATCCTACGTACGCATGTCTTTGTGTTTAGGTAGCTCCCTACTTAAAACAGAGAGATTCCCCCCTTGTGAActtgtttgttgggtttgtgggtttttttggttttagggatttttctgtttgggtttggtggtggtggtgggtttttgtttggggttttttttttttttggccagcGACAGCAGCATCCTTCCTGACACGAGTGGAGAGTAGCTGATGTTACACCATCTGAACCTGCAGACAGGCACAAGACCAGTAACAGATTTAACTTCTTGCTCTCTGGTTATCTCATTTGGCTATTAGCTCTAGAGTCCAGTGATAGCATTTTGTTATCAGCTATTCCACTGATGATGATTTTCACAGATAATAaccatgtaatttaaaaatgaaaaaaaaaaaaaaaaaaaaaaaaaaaaggaatacgcacc from Aquila chrysaetos chrysaetos chromosome 5, bAquChr1.4, whole genome shotgun sequence carries:
- the BEND7 gene encoding BEN domain-containing protein 7 isoform X2; amino-acid sequence: MEFTQRKRSRKSQSFKLINEDYHHEIYKISDYSNDVNGETKETQPVFLGDESREIKKQVTGMRRLLNDSTGRIYQRVGKEGEKLKEEPQDLDLAWAQRLNPPAESQASLHPSQSGAWNELSPQASHFSGQYGTRSKTFQNQTRTVTSNGEIPMVNSSIGPNCCTCNCQSTLQAILQELKTMRKLMQIQAVGTQNRQQPPVPLICAQKSTISRKRNKKKKLPLKTVEPITMNKKPNSTENEKKLSANSERSSLQAVEPSLKPETPVSGFGIILESASSDPEVQLAEGFDVFMPKSQLDSILSNYTRSGSLLFRKLVCAFFDDKTLANSLPNGKRKRGLNDNRKGLDQNIVGAIKVFTEKYCTANHVDKLPGPRDWVQILQDQIKLARRRLKRGSAEATDCDEKPDISLLQTGNLFDTTTDHLIDANPDFSA
- the BEND7 gene encoding BEN domain-containing protein 7 isoform X4, which produces MEFTQRKRSRKSQSFKLINEDYHHEIYKISDYSNDVNGETKETQPVFLGDESREIKKQVTGMRRLLNDSTGRIYQRVGKEGEKLKEEPQDLDLAWAQRLNPPAESQASLHPSQSGAWNELSPQASHFSGQYGTRSKTFQNQTRTVTSNGEIPMVNSSIGPNCCTCNCQSTLQAILQELKTMRKLMQIQAVGTQNRQQPPVPLICAQKSTISRKRNKKKKLPLKTVEPITMNKKPNSTENEKKLSANSERSSLQAVEPSLKPETPVSGFGIILESASSDPEVQLAEGFDVFMPKSQLDSILSNYTRSGSLLFRKLVCAFFDDKTLANSLPNGKRKRGLNDNRKGLDQNIVGAIKVFTEKYCTANHVDKLPGPRDWVQILQDQIKLARRRLKRGSGNLFDTTTDHLIDANPDFSA
- the BEND7 gene encoding BEN domain-containing protein 7 isoform X6, which gives rise to MEFTQRKRSRKSQSFKLINEDYHHEIYKISDYSNDVNGETKETQPVFLGDESREIKKQVTGMRRLLNDSTGRIYQRVGKEGEKLKEEPQDLDLAWAQRLNPPAESQASLHPSQSGAWNELSPQASHFSGQYGTRSKTFQNQTRTVTSNGEIPMVNSSIGPNCCTCNCQSTLQAILQELKTMRKLMQIQAVGTQNRQQPPVPLICAQKSTISRKRNKKKKLPLKTVEPITMNKKPNSTENEKKLSANSERSSLQAVEPSLKPETPVSGFGIILESASSDPEVQLAEGFDVFMPKSQLDSILSNYTRSGSLLFRKLVCAFFDDKTLANSLPNGKRKRGLNDNRKGLDQNIVGAIKEMQRNLENTMTA
- the BEND7 gene encoding BEN domain-containing protein 7 isoform X3 codes for the protein MEFTQRKRSRKSQSFKLINEGDESREIKKQVTGMRRLLNDSTGRIYQRVGKEGEKLKEEPQDLDLAWAQRLNPPAESQASLHPSQSGAWNELSPQASHFSGQYGTRSKTFQNQTRTVTSNGEIPMVNSSIGPNCCTCNCQSTLQAILQELKTMRKLMQIQAVGTQNRQQPPVPLICAQKSTISRKRNKKKKLPLKTVEPITMNKKPNSTENEKKLSANSERSSLQAVEPSLKPETPVSGFGIILESASSDPEVQLAEGFDVFMPKSQLDSILSNYTRSGSLLFRKLVCAFFDDKTLANSLPNGKRKRGLNDNRKGLDQNIVGAIKVFTEKYCTANHVDKLPGPRDWVQILQDQIKLARRRLKRGSALSIQVLLSEEQTSRWTLDRQTCISEAQQFLEGGEEFLRKRLPGLFCKSY
- the BEND7 gene encoding BEN domain-containing protein 7 isoform X1; this encodes MEFTQRKRSRKSQSFKLINEDYHHEIYKISDYSNDVNGETKETQPVFLGDESREIKKQVTGMRRLLNDSTGRIYQRVGKEGEKLKEEPQDLDLAWAQRLNPPAESQASLHPSQSGAWNELSPQASHFSGQYGTRSKTFQNQTRTVTSNGEIPMVNSSIGPNCCTCNCQSTLQAILQELKTMRKLMQIQAVGTQNRQQPPVPLICAQKSTISRKRNKKKKLPLKTVEPITMNKKPNSTENEKKLSANSERSSLQAVEPSLKPETPVSGFGIILESASSDPEVQLAEGFDVFMPKSQLDSILSNYTRSGSLLFRKLVCAFFDDKTLANSLPNGKRKRGLNDNRKGLDQNIVGAIKVFTEKYCTANHVDKLPGPRDWVQILQDQIKLARRRLKRGSALSIQVLLSEEQTSRWTLDRQTCISEAQQFLEGGEEFLRKRLPGLFCKSY